ATCACAGGAGATCCTTGCATCAGAAAGAAAAACCCAAGTAACTTATCCCCCTTTATAGAACCTCTGCAGAAAAAGAGGTAAGATCTTATAATTTCCCACGATATTTTTGGTTGTGGATTATAAGATCAGTCGAATAGATCTTCTGTTTCGATTATTCTCCGTATATGATCAAAGAACATTTCGACGTTATCACCGTAGGCGCGGGGCTTTCCGGGATTAGCGCCGGTTACCATCTGCAAAAATTCTGCCCAGGCAAGAAATACGCGATATTGGAAGGAAGACCCGATATCGGCGGGACCTGGAGTCTGTTTCAGTATCCGGGAATTCGTTCCGATTCCGATATGTTCACACTCGGTTATTCTTTTCGTCCTTGGAAAGAAGCCAAAGCAATCGCAGACGGACCTTCCATCCTGAAATATGTTCGAGATACAGCTAGAGAGTTCGGGATCGATAAGAATATCCGCTTCGAACATAAGGTATTGTCCGCGTCCTGGTCCGATAAGGATTTGCAATGGATTCTCGAAATAGAAGTCGGTCCCAAAAAAGAAAAGAGAACGTATACAGCAAACTTTCTCTATATTTGCAGCGGATATTATAATTATGAGAAGGGGTTCACTCCCAATTTTCCAGGAATCGAAAAATTCAAGGGTAAGTTAATCCATCCGCAGCATTGGCCAAAGGACTTGGATTATAGAGGAAAGAAAGTGGTCGTGATCGGCAGCGGCGCGACTGCAGTGACTCTTGTTCCTTCTATGGCGGATCAGACCGAGCATATAACGATGCTGCAAAGATCTCCTACATATATTACTAGTCTTCCATCCAAAGATATCGTAGCGGATATTCTCAGATACTTTCTGCCTGCGAAATTAGCTCACCATATCACACGAATTAAGAATATTCTAATACAGATCTGGTTCTATCAACTCTGCAAAAGATCTCCCAATCTAGCGAAGTGGTTGATCCGAGCCAGATTAAAGATGGCTCTTCCAAAAGGCTACGATATAGATACTCATTTCAAACCTAGCTACCAGCCTTGGGACCAAAGGGTCTGTTTAGTTCCGGATTCGGATCTGTTCAAGTCTATCTCGAAAGGCAAGGCGTCGATTGTTACCGATCAGATCGAAGGTTTTACTTCTCATGGTATCAAACTACGATCCGGAAAGGAGCTCGAGGCAGATATTATCGTAACTGCAACCGGTTTGGATTTAGTAGCGGTAGGTGGAATTCGCTTAGTCGTAAACGGATCTCCAATAGAGATTTCCAAATTGTATACGTTTAAGGGTTTGATGCTTAGCGATGTCCCTAACTTTGCATTTTGCGTAGGATATACGAATGCTTCTTGGACCTTAAGAGCAGATCTGACTTCTACCTACGTGGCTCGTCTCTTGAATCACATGGATTCCAAAGGGTTTACTAAATGTGTTCCACTTTGTGACGAATCCAAGATGGAAAGAGAACCCATCTTAGATCTAAACTCAGGTTATATACAGAGATCTATAGATAAATTCCCGATGAGAGGAGCTCACAGGCCTTGGAGATTCCATCAGAATTATCTAATGGATCTTTTTGATATTAATTTCGCAAATATTAAAGATTCTAATCTTTCTTTCAGATAGATCAAAAACAAACTTACAAGAAGCAAAAAGGAGAACTGGATGAAGAGTTTTAAAAATAAAGTAGCCGCTATCACGGGGGCAGGCTCAGGAATGGGAAGAGAATTAGCGATCCAACTCGCGGAGCAAGGTTGCAATCTTGCTCTATCTGATGTGAACGAATCAGGCCTCGCGGAGACGATCCAGATCATCAAGAACCAAGGCAAGAATAACGTAACTATTACCAGTCAAAAGCTGGACGTATCGGATCGCGCCGCAGTTTTTCAATGGGCATCTCAAGTATCCAAAGATCACAACCAAGTAAATCTTATCTTCAATAATGCAGGGATCGCTTTCGGTTCCACGATAGAAGGATTTGAAGAAAAGGATTTCAAGAGAGTCATCGATATCAATTTTTGGGGAGTAGTGCACGGAACTCAGGCCTTTCTTCCTTATTTAAAAGCAAGCGGAGAAGGTCATATCATCAATACTTCGAGCGTATTCGGTATTATTGCAGTGCCTGGAACTTCTGCTTATAATTCTTCTAAATTTGCAGTGAGAGGATTTACGGAAACACTCAGACAAGAGTTGGATGTGATGAAATGCGGTGTGTCTGCAACCAGCGTGCATCCGGGAGGAATCCAAACTGCGATCGCTAAGAGTTCTCAAACCAACGAGAGTGTAAGATCTCTAGGCTTAGATCCGATTACCGCAAAAGATAAGATGTCCGCTCAATTCATTACGACTGCAAAGAAAGCGGCATCCGTAATCTTAAAAGGCGTCAGAAAGAATTCTCGTAGAGTTCTAATCGGACCGGATGCAACCTTTGTAGATCTAATGCAAAGGATATTTCCGAGCTTT
Above is a window of Leptospira semungkisensis DNA encoding:
- a CDS encoding flavin-containing monooxygenase, which codes for MIKEHFDVITVGAGLSGISAGYHLQKFCPGKKYAILEGRPDIGGTWSLFQYPGIRSDSDMFTLGYSFRPWKEAKAIADGPSILKYVRDTAREFGIDKNIRFEHKVLSASWSDKDLQWILEIEVGPKKEKRTYTANFLYICSGYYNYEKGFTPNFPGIEKFKGKLIHPQHWPKDLDYRGKKVVVIGSGATAVTLVPSMADQTEHITMLQRSPTYITSLPSKDIVADILRYFLPAKLAHHITRIKNILIQIWFYQLCKRSPNLAKWLIRARLKMALPKGYDIDTHFKPSYQPWDQRVCLVPDSDLFKSISKGKASIVTDQIEGFTSHGIKLRSGKELEADIIVTATGLDLVAVGGIRLVVNGSPIEISKLYTFKGLMLSDVPNFAFCVGYTNASWTLRADLTSTYVARLLNHMDSKGFTKCVPLCDESKMEREPILDLNSGYIQRSIDKFPMRGAHRPWRFHQNYLMDLFDINFANIKDSNLSFR
- a CDS encoding SDR family NAD(P)-dependent oxidoreductase, producing the protein MKSFKNKVAAITGAGSGMGRELAIQLAEQGCNLALSDVNESGLAETIQIIKNQGKNNVTITSQKLDVSDRAAVFQWASQVSKDHNQVNLIFNNAGIAFGSTIEGFEEKDFKRVIDINFWGVVHGTQAFLPYLKASGEGHIINTSSVFGIIAVPGTSAYNSSKFAVRGFTETLRQELDVMKCGVSATSVHPGGIQTAIAKSSQTNESVRSLGLDPITAKDKMSAQFITTAKKAASVILKGVRKNSRRVLIGPDATFVDLMQRIFPSFYQMLVGGLLLRRMR